The following are encoded in a window of Acinonyx jubatus isolate Ajub_Pintada_27869175 chromosome D4, VMU_Ajub_asm_v1.0, whole genome shotgun sequence genomic DNA:
- the SET gene encoding protein SET: MSAPAAKVSKKELNSNHDGADETSEKEQQEAIEHIDEVQNEIDRLNEQASEEILKVEQKYNKLRQPFFQKRSELIAKIPNFWVTTFVNHPQVSALLGEEDEEALHYLTRVEVTEFEDIKSGYRIDFYFDENPYFENKVLSKEFHLNESGDPSSKSTEIKWKSGKDLTKRSSQTQNKASRKRQHEEPESFFTWFTDHSDAGADELGEVIKDDIWPNPLQYYLVPDMDDEEGEGEEDDDDDEEEEGLEDIDEEGDEDEGEEDEDDDEGEEGEEDEGEDD, from the exons ATGTCGGCGCCGGCGGCCAAAGTCAGTAAAAAGGAGCTCAACTCCAACCACGACGGGGCCGACGAGACCTCAG aaaaagaacagcaagaagCAATTGAACATATTGATGAAGTACAAAATGAAATAGACAG aCTTAATGAACAAGCCAGTGAGGAGATTTTGAAAGTAGAACAGAAGTATAACAAACTCCGCCAACCATTTTTTCAGAAGAGGTCGGAATTGATCGCCAAAATCCCAAATTTTTGGGTAACAACATTTGTCAACCATCCACAAG TGTCTGCACTGCTTggggaggaggatgaagaggcTCTGCATTATTTGACAAGAGTTGAAGTGACAGAATTTGAAGATATTAAATCAGGTTACAGAATAGATTTT TATTTTGATGAAAAcccttactttgaaaataaagttcTCTCCAAAGAATTTCATCTGAATGAGAGTGGTGATCCATCTTCAAAGTCCACTGAAATCAAATGGAAATCTGGAAAG GATTTGACGAAACGTTCAAGTCAAACGCAGAATAAAGCCAGCaggaagagacagcatgaggaaCCAGAGAGCTTTTTCACCTGGTTTACTGACCATTCTGATGCGGGTGCAGATGAGTTAGGGGAGGTCATCAAAGATGATATTTGGCCCAATCCTTTACAGTACTACTTG gttCCTGATATGGATGacgaagaaggggaaggagaagaagatgatgatgatgatgaagaagaggaaggattGGAAGATATTGATGAAGAAGGAGATGAGGATGAAGGTGAagaagatgaagatgatgatgagggggaggaaggagag GAGGATGAAGGAGAAGACGACTGA